A portion of the Cryptomeria japonica chromosome 5, Sugi_1.0, whole genome shotgun sequence genome contains these proteins:
- the LOC131031300 gene encoding probable LRR receptor-like serine/threonine-protein kinase At3g47570 — protein sequence MAPLMLLSFMLSIFSISGLPHSPDNLSHEQQQHLLLQFKSAISNNNKTSLADWTPHLPLCNWTGITCDPSSHSILALNVSYMNLDGTISPVLGNLSSLQSLDLSTNALTGHIPPQLGQLRHLQTLWLDENKLQGIIPPSLSDCRSLISLALSRNQLHGRIPPELSLLPSLNYLDLSVNNLTGTLSPSLGNLSTLVAFGVADNDLTGTIPVELGSLSQLQVLSLYRNQLSGPIPSSLGNLSVLINLALASNHLQGPIPPEVGMLTQLQVIDLFDNHLSGNILSSLTNLSKLNELLLFENRLSGHIPWEIGTKLTKLQILSLWGNQLNGNIPNSIGNCSSLTALGLNDNMLSGMVPKELGKLSLLTRLYLQMNQLVSTSKNTLDFFTALTNCSHLENIGLSYNRITGILPPSIGQLSSSLIDLDLKYNMISGTIPQQIANLTNLNSLDLSNNLFSGSIPFVIKRFHKLERLYLGGNKLQGTIPGEIGQMQHLGLLNLSHNQLSGKIPDSLCNSQQLRYLYFQHNNLSGEIPASLKQCQKLELLDLSYNKLGGRIPRDVIASLKNLQFYLNLSWNSLQGFLPKEMSKIVMAQAIDISGNQLTGVIPNALGDCTNLERLNLSHNAFEGPIPKSLSKLQNLQEMDVSFNNLSGRIPEGGLFPNRTVITLFMGNLGLCGPKNYSLPPCPNQTQKTRSLLRKIVLSVVGTIAFVLFIFIIGMLWRQKLSRQPFRLSNFIFRRLSYPKFSYEDLVLATSGFDEANLIGVGNFGSVYRGILRDGKTVAIKALNLQNEEAQKSFNIECKLLGRIRHRNLVKIISAFYYPGFQGLVLQFASNGSLEKHLHLDRDDQGFCELGFNECLNIAIDVAHGMEYLHHDCPLQIVHCDLKPSNVLLDDNMTALVTDFGISRLTSTPSSTDSLTTTTFALRGSIGYIAPEYGLGGSVSIKGDVYSYGILILEMVTRKRPSDDMFVGDMTLQKWVRLSFPNRLADIVDNRLLSDVNANMEENGFLLSFIYFALLCANESPRERPSMRDVAMALENLRTSFTGNAASSNLASSISDLLHDTNPTALSASDSSSTF from the exons ATGGCTCCTCTTATGTTGTTATCTTTCATGCTTTCCATCTTCTCAATCTCTGGTCTTCCTCACTCTCCCGATAATCTCTCTCACGAACAACAGCAACATTTACTCTTACAATTCAAATCTGCCATTTCGAACAACAACAAAACTTCACTGGCAGATTGGACTCCCCATCTCCCCCTCTGTAATTGGACAGGTATTACTTGTGATCCATCTTCTCACTCTATCCTCGCTCTTAATGTATCCTACATGAATTTAGATGGCACCATTTCCCCTGTTCTTGGGAATCTCTCCTCTCTTCAATCTCTGGATCTCTCCACCAATGCTCTCACTGGTCACATTCCACCTCAACTTGGTCAGCTTCGCCATCTGCAGACACTCTGGTTGGATGAGAATAAGCTACAAGGAATCATTCCTCCCTCTCTCTCCGATTGCCGCAGTTTGATTTCACTGGCACTCTCCCGTAACCAATTGCATGGCAGAATTCCGCCTGAGCTTAGTCTTCTCCCAAGTTTGAATTACCTTGACTTGTCAGTAAACAATCTCACCGGTACCTTATCCCCCTCTTTAGGAAATCTGTCCACCTTAGTTGCATTTGGTGTGGCAGACAATGATCTCACAGGTACCATTCCTGTTGAGTTGGGATCCCTGTCTCAACTACAGGTACTCTCCCTTTATAGAAATCAATTGTCAGGCCCCATTCCCAGCTCATTGGGAAATCTGTCTGTCTTGATTAATTTAGCATTGGCAAGTAACCATCTCCAAGGTCCTATTCCCCCTGAAGTGGGCATGCTCACTCAGCTACAGGTTATTGATCTTTTTGATAACCACTTATCAGGCAACATTCTCTCCTCCTTAACAAATCTGTCAAAGCTGAATGAATTGCTTTTATTTGAAAACCGGCTGAGCGGTCATATTCCGTGGGAAATTGGTACAAAGCTCACCAAGTTGCAAATCCTTAGTTTATGGGGAAATCAGCTTAATGGAAACATACCAAACTCCATTGGAAATTGCTCCAGTCTCACGGCACTCGGTTTAAATGACAACATGCTCAGTGGAATGGTGCCAAAGGAGCTTGGTAAGTTGAGTCTCCTTACCCGGCTTTACTTGCAAATGAATCAACTTGTTAGTACCAGCAAAAACACATTGGATTTTTTCACTGCTCTCACAAATTGCTCCCACTTGGAAAATATAGGACTGTCATACAATCGTATTACTGGTATATTGCCTCCATCCATCGGTCAACTGTCTTCCAGTCTTATtgatttggatttaaaatacaacatgATAAGTGGAACCATACCTCAACAAATTGCCAATCTGACAAATTTGAACTCCTTAGACTTGAGCAATAACCTTTTCAGTGGCAGTATTCCATTTGTAATCAAAAGATTCCACAAGTTGGAAAGATTGTATTTAGGTGGGAACAAATTACAAGGAACCATTCCAGGTGAAATAGGTCAAATGCAACATCTGGGACTCTTGAATCTTAGTCACAACCAGTTATCTGGAAAAATACCAGATTCTCTTTGTAACTCCCAGCAGCTACGATATCTCTATTTTCAGCACAACAATTTATCAGGGGAGATCCCTGCTAGTTTAAAGCAATGCCAGAAGTTGGAGCTCCTTGACTTATCTTACAATAAATTAGGGGGAAGGATACCCCGTGACGTCATTGCCAGCCTTAAAAACCTACAATTCTATCTTAATCTTTCATGGAATTCTTTGCAAGGGTTCTTGCCCAAGGAGATGAGTAAAATTGTAATGGCTCAAGCCATAGACATATCTGGAAATCAACTCACTGGGGTGATTCCAAATGCTCTTGGAGACTGCACAAATTTAGAGCGTCTAAATCTGTCCCACAATGCCTTTGAAGGTCCAATACCAAAGTCGCTCTCCAAATTACAAAATCTCCAAGAAATGGATGTTTCTTTCAATAATTTGTCAGGCCGAATTCCAGAAGGAGGGTTGTTTCCAAATAGAACTGTCATAACATTGTTTATGGGAAACCTTGGCCTATGTGGCCCAAAAAACTATTCTTTGCCTCCATGCCCAAATCAAACCCAGAAGACACGATCACTGCTCAGAAAAATAGTCTTATCAGTTGTTGGAACCATTGCATTTGTATTATTCATTTTCATTATAGGAATGCTATGGAGGCAGAAACTTTCAAGACAACCATTCCGTCTCTCAAACTTTATTTTTCGAAGGCTCAGCTATCCGAAATTTTCTTATGAAGATCTTGTCCTTGCAACATCTGGATTTGATGAGGCAAACTTGATTGGAGTGGGTAACTTTGGATCAGTATACAGAGGCATTTTGAGGGATGGGAAGACAGTTGCCATTAAGGCTCTTAATTTACAGAATGAAGAAGCTCAGAAGAGCTTTAATATAGAATGCAAATTGTTAGGGAGAATTCGGCACCGTAACCTCGTCAAAATCATAAGTGCATTTTACTATCCTGGCTTCCAAGGTTTGGTTCTTCAATTTGCATCTAATGGGAGCTTGGAAAAGCATTTGCACCTTGACAGAGATGATCAGGGCTTTTGTGAATTGGGATTCAACGAATGCTTAAACATTGCTATAGATGTAGCCCATGGAATGGAATATTTACATCATGATTGTCCTTTACAAATTGTGCACTGTGATTTGAAACCTAGCAATGTGCTCCTGGATGACAACATGACAGCTCTGGTGACTGATTTTGGTATATCCCGTTTGACTAGTACTCCAAGTTCCACAGATTCACTGACTACAACAACATTTGCACTTAGAGGATCAATTGGTTATATTGCTCCAG AGTATGGATTGGGTGGGAGTGTTTCTATAAAGGGGGATGTTTACAGTTATGGAATTCTGATATTAGAGATGGTTACAAGGAAGAGGCCAAGTGATGACATGTTTGTGGGAGACATGACCTTGCAGAAGTGGGTGAGATTGTCTTTTCCAAATAGACTGGCAGATATTGTTGATAACAGGTTGCTGAGTGATGTGAATGCAAACATGGAAGAGAATGGATTTCTTCTTTCTTTCATTTATTTTGCATTGCTTTGCGCCAATGAATCACCAAGAGAACGACCCTCCATGAGAGATGTAGCCATGGCCTTGGAGAACCTCAGGACATCTTTCACAGGAAATGCAGCTTCTTCCAATTTAGCATCTAGCATATCAGACCTCCTACATGATACCAATCCCACTGCATTATCGGCATCTGACAGTAGTTCTACATTTTAG